From Chryseobacterium shandongense, the proteins below share one genomic window:
- a CDS encoding SIR2 family NAD-dependent protein deacylase, whose amino-acid sequence MKKLTILTGAGISAESGIKTFRDGDGLWENHSITDVASPEGWQKDRALVLEFYNQRRRQLHEVEPNDAHRLLAKLEKYFDVQIITQNIDDLHERAGSTKILHLHGELFKSCSCNNKNLIYEHKGDINIGDKAEDGAQLRPFIVWFGEDVPLMREATKMAREADIFLVIGTSLQVYPAAGLLHDIKDDCLLIVINPNETSFGYGQRAVVMKETATKGMQLLFNKLVNLA is encoded by the coding sequence ATGAAAAAACTAACCATATTAACCGGCGCCGGAATCAGTGCCGAAAGCGGAATAAAAACCTTCAGAGACGGAGACGGTCTCTGGGAAAATCACAGCATCACAGATGTTGCCAGTCCGGAAGGATGGCAAAAAGACAGAGCTTTGGTTCTTGAATTTTACAACCAGAGACGCCGGCAGCTTCACGAAGTAGAACCGAATGATGCCCACCGATTATTGGCAAAACTTGAAAAATATTTCGACGTGCAGATTATTACCCAGAATATTGATGATTTGCATGAAAGAGCAGGTTCTACGAAAATTTTACATTTACACGGCGAGCTATTCAAGTCCTGCTCTTGCAACAATAAAAACCTGATTTACGAACATAAAGGAGACATCAATATCGGCGACAAAGCAGAAGATGGCGCACAGCTACGACCGTTTATTGTTTGGTTTGGAGAAGATGTTCCGTTGATGAGGGAAGCCACAAAAATGGCAAGAGAAGCCGATATTTTCCTGGTAATTGGAACTTCATTACAGGTATATCCTGCAGCAGGATTGCTTCATGATATCAAGGATGACTGTCTTTTAATTGTCATTAACCCGAATGAGACCAGTTTCGGGTACGGACAGAGAGCCGTTGTGATGAAAGAAACCGCAACAAAAGGAATGCAGTTGTTGTTTAACAAACTGGTAAATCTCGCCTAA
- a CDS encoding cupin-like domain-containing protein, with protein MGINLKPIDIVDDITQEEFIEKYLKPRKPVVIRNMAKKWPAYQKWTMDYMKEVVGDVEVPLYDSSKADPAAPINASAARMKFSDYVDLIQREPTDLRIFLFDPIKYAPNLLKDYIFPKDLMGGFLDKYPNLFFGGKGSVTFLHFDIDMAHIFHTHFNGRKHILLFDYKWKDRLYKIPYATYALEDYDIENPDFTKFPALDGVEGIECFLEHGDTLFMPTGWWHWMKYLDGSFSISLRAWDKSWAVKAHSLWNLTVQRKFDDVMKKNFKKKYMDWKEKVAVKRAEIAWKRGLPK; from the coding sequence ATGGGAATCAATTTAAAGCCTATTGATATTGTAGATGATATTACTCAAGAAGAATTCATTGAAAAATATCTTAAGCCCAGAAAACCTGTAGTCATCAGGAATATGGCGAAAAAATGGCCTGCCTATCAAAAATGGACCATGGATTATATGAAGGAAGTTGTAGGAGATGTAGAGGTGCCGTTGTATGACAGTTCCAAGGCTGATCCCGCCGCTCCCATCAATGCTTCTGCAGCAAGAATGAAATTTAGCGATTATGTAGATCTTATTCAGAGAGAGCCTACCGATCTCAGGATTTTTCTTTTTGACCCCATTAAATATGCTCCCAATCTGCTGAAAGATTATATTTTTCCTAAAGATCTTATGGGTGGCTTTCTGGATAAATACCCCAATCTTTTCTTCGGTGGAAAAGGTTCTGTAACGTTCCTTCACTTTGATATTGATATGGCGCACATCTTCCACACGCATTTCAACGGAAGAAAACATATTCTTCTTTTCGATTACAAATGGAAGGACAGGCTTTACAAAATTCCTTATGCAACCTATGCACTGGAAGATTATGATATTGAAAATCCGGATTTTACAAAATTCCCGGCATTGGATGGAGTAGAAGGAATTGAATGCTTCCTTGAGCATGGCGATACCTTATTTATGCCAACCGGATGGTGGCACTGGATGAAGTATCTGGACGGAAGCTTCTCCATTTCGCTGAGAGCGTGGGACAAATCATGGGCCGTGAAAGCACATTCTTTATGGAATCTTACCGTACAGAGAAAGTTTGATGATGTCATGAAGAAAAATTTCAAGAAGAAATACATGGACTGGAAAGAGAAAGTAGCCGTTAAAAGAGCGGAAATCGCCTGGAAACGAGGTCTTCCTAAATAA
- a CDS encoding O-acetyl-ADP-ribose deacetylase, which translates to MINIELTKDDITKIEADAIVNAANSSLLGGGGVDGAIHRAGGKQILDECIEIRNRQGKCKTGEAVVTTAGNLPAKYVIHTVGPVWNGDEEKCSELLANCYQNSLKLAESLGLNTIAFTNISTGVYRFPKELAGKIAVKEIKNFKSEILEKVIFVCFDEENEEIYRTLLKE; encoded by the coding sequence ATGATAAACATTGAATTAACAAAAGATGACATCACCAAAATTGAAGCAGATGCTATTGTAAACGCAGCCAATTCCTCCTTATTGGGCGGCGGCGGAGTAGATGGAGCCATTCATCGGGCGGGCGGAAAACAGATTCTTGATGAGTGTATAGAAATCCGAAACCGACAAGGCAAATGCAAAACAGGAGAAGCCGTGGTCACAACAGCCGGAAATCTTCCTGCAAAATACGTGATCCACACCGTTGGCCCGGTCTGGAATGGAGATGAAGAAAAATGCTCGGAATTACTGGCAAATTGCTATCAGAATTCACTAAAATTAGCAGAAAGCCTTGGCCTTAATACCATTGCTTTTACCAACATCAGTACGGGAGTATACCGGTTTCCGAAGGAGCTGGCTGGCAAAATTGCAGTTAAAGAAATAAAAAATTTCAAATCAGAAATTCTGGAAAAAGTAATTTTCGTTTGTTTTGATGAGGAAAATGAAGAGATTTATAGAACATTGTTAAAAGAATAA
- a CDS encoding TIGR02452 family protein yields the protein MQNCIKETVLYSSEELSEMTKHELPETHFETQFEVWRCSSLKAILQLAAEEDQEKLMCLNFASAKNPGGGFINGAEAQEESLARTSGLHDSLLQGWEYYETHRAMESCFYTDMMIYSPKVPVFRKDKGELLDQPVLCNFITSPAVNAGVVKRQEPERVDEIFGAMDVRTYKMLALALNKGNETLILGAWGCGVFKNDPKEIAELFKKHLHGKYKNKFKRVVFAILSKKEEMIKPFEEIS from the coding sequence ATGCAAAACTGTATTAAAGAAACCGTTTTATATTCCTCGGAAGAACTGTCAGAAATGACAAAACACGAACTTCCGGAAACCCACTTCGAGACTCAGTTTGAAGTCTGGAGATGCAGTTCCCTGAAAGCCATTTTACAGTTAGCTGCAGAAGAAGATCAGGAGAAACTAATGTGCCTGAATTTTGCATCAGCGAAAAATCCGGGTGGTGGTTTCATCAACGGAGCCGAAGCGCAGGAAGAAAGTCTGGCAAGAACTTCCGGACTTCACGACAGTCTGCTTCAGGGTTGGGAATATTACGAAACCCATCGTGCGATGGAATCATGCTTTTATACAGATATGATGATTTACAGCCCGAAAGTTCCCGTTTTCAGGAAAGATAAGGGAGAATTGCTGGATCAGCCTGTTTTATGCAATTTCATCACCTCACCCGCAGTGAACGCAGGTGTTGTAAAACGTCAGGAACCGGAAAGAGTCGATGAAATTTTTGGAGCGATGGATGTAAGAACCTATAAAATGCTTGCTTTAGCTTTAAACAAAGGAAATGAAACCTTAATTTTAGGAGCTTGGGGATGCGGAGTTTTCAAAAATGATCCGAAAGAAATAGCAGAATTATTCAAAAAGCATCTTCACGGAAAATATAAAAATAAATTTAAAAGAGTAGTCTTTGCCATTCTCTCGAAAAAGGAGGAAATGATAAAGCCGTTTGAAGAAATATCATGA
- a CDS encoding ADP-ribosylation/crystallin J1 has protein sequence MKTTTLYRPVGEKEMLLIIKSNYKKFPPRLNWQPIFYPVLNEEYASEIAEKWNTRDEAGNYLGFVTKFEVSEEVVSKYPSQNVGARNHHELWIPSEELEKFNQAIVGKIEVTKVFMGKDFKKSANEELENLLVNIKKLTMTNKGMAKDTLEILAKKYYINENNEKSA, from the coding sequence ATGAAAACAACAACTTTATACAGACCCGTCGGAGAAAAAGAAATGCTCTTAATCATTAAAAGCAATTATAAAAAATTCCCGCCAAGATTAAACTGGCAACCGATTTTCTATCCCGTTCTGAATGAAGAATACGCTTCCGAAATCGCAGAAAAATGGAACACACGGGACGAAGCCGGAAATTATCTCGGTTTTGTTACCAAATTTGAAGTTTCTGAGGAAGTAGTCAGCAAATATCCCTCACAAAACGTAGGAGCAAGAAATCACCACGAACTCTGGATTCCTTCCGAAGAACTGGAAAAATTTAATCAGGCAATTGTCGGCAAGATTGAAGTGACGAAAGTTTTCATGGGAAAAGACTTCAAAAAATCAGCAAATGAAGAACTGGAGAATCTATTAGTAAACATTAAAAAACTAACAATGACAAATAAAGGAATGGCGAAAGATACATTGGAAATCTTAGCTAAAAAATATTATATCAACGAAAACAACGAAAAATCAGCATAG